In a single window of the Desulfovibrio mangrovi genome:
- a CDS encoding alanine/glycine:cation symporter family protein: MESFMAFIDWLNGLVWGPYMLFLLVGTGVLLTIMLRGLQFTKLGHSLYLALIKRKDDEAEEGDISNFEALMTALSATVGTGNIAGVATAIAIGGPGALFWMWVTGLVGMATKYGEAVLAVKYRVVDENGEMSGGPMYYISRGLGWNWLGTLFAILAAVAAFGIGNMVQSHSVADAVYSTFGVDKLVVGIALAAFTAMVVLGGIKSIGKVTAVLIPVMILFYMGGALIILVMNAGKIPGAISLVLESAFSPTAASGGFAGATIMMAIRMGVARGVFSNESGLGSAPIAAAAAQTKHPVNQALVSMTQTFIDTLVVCTMTGLVIIMFNWNSGLNGAPLTTEAFEMGFAGGKYVVTIGIILFAYSTILGWCYYGEKSVEYLAGVKAIMPYRILFVLAVLLGTQAKLEFIWTLADTFNGMMAIPNLIGLIMLSPVIVRETQDYFARQQGVAPEALRATE; the protein is encoded by the coding sequence ATGGAATCGTTCATGGCGTTCATCGATTGGTTGAACGGGCTGGTCTGGGGACCCTACATGCTTTTCCTGCTTGTGGGTACCGGTGTGCTTCTCACCATTATGCTGCGCGGTTTGCAGTTCACCAAACTTGGGCACTCTCTGTATCTTGCTCTGATCAAGCGCAAGGATGACGAAGCCGAAGAGGGAGATATCTCCAACTTCGAAGCGCTGATGACCGCACTTTCCGCAACCGTGGGTACGGGTAATATTGCGGGCGTGGCAACCGCCATTGCCATCGGCGGCCCGGGCGCCCTGTTCTGGATGTGGGTGACCGGCCTTGTGGGCATGGCCACCAAGTATGGCGAAGCCGTGCTGGCTGTTAAGTACCGTGTGGTAGACGAAAACGGTGAGATGTCCGGTGGTCCCATGTACTACATCTCCCGCGGGCTCGGCTGGAACTGGCTGGGCACCCTGTTTGCCATTCTGGCCGCTGTGGCGGCTTTCGGTATCGGCAACATGGTTCAGTCCCACTCCGTTGCGGATGCCGTGTACAGCACTTTCGGCGTCGACAAGCTTGTTGTGGGCATTGCCCTTGCAGCCTTCACCGCCATGGTTGTTCTTGGTGGCATCAAGAGCATCGGCAAGGTTACCGCCGTGCTTATTCCTGTGATGATTCTCTTCTACATGGGCGGCGCACTCATCATTCTGGTCATGAACGCAGGCAAGATTCCCGGCGCCATCTCTCTTGTTCTTGAGTCCGCTTTCAGCCCCACTGCCGCTTCCGGCGGTTTTGCAGGCGCCACCATCATGATGGCCATCCGCATGGGTGTTGCACGAGGCGTATTCTCCAACGAATCCGGTCTTGGTTCTGCCCCCATCGCTGCCGCTGCTGCCCAGACCAAGCACCCCGTGAACCAGGCGCTTGTTTCCATGACTCAGACCTTCATCGATACGCTCGTCGTGTGTACCATGACCGGTCTCGTCATCATCATGTTCAACTGGAACTCCGGTCTCAACGGCGCCCCCCTGACCACCGAAGCCTTTGAAATGGGCTTTGCGGGCGGCAAGTATGTCGTAACCATCGGCATCATCCTCTTCGCCTACTCCACCATTCTGGGCTGGTGCTACTACGGTGAAAAGTCCGTTGAGTACCTTGCAGGGGTGAAGGCGATCATGCCTTACCGAATCCTCTTCGTACTCGCCGTTCTTCTGGGTACGCAGGCGAAGCTGGAGTTCATTTGGACCCTTGCCGATACTTTCAACGGCATGATGGCCATTCCCAACCTGATCGGTCTGATCATGCTCAGCCCCGTCATCGTCCGCGAAACGCAGGACTACTTCGCACGTCAGCAGGGTGTTGCCCCTGAAGCGCTGCGCGCGACCGAATAG
- a CDS encoding portal protein — MESSRLKRARETLSFLESQRSGWESHWRDIAEYVVPRKGRFSGTASWEPDSGDRRGGKIIDATATRAVRVLAAGMQGGLTSPARPWFRLRLGNRDLMEFGPVRMWLDDVENRIYGALARSNFYQSIHGMYTELGAFGSADLFHEADRERVMNFTCLTCGEYAWATNAWGRVDTVVRRSMMTARQIAEKYGEDRLSRSTRRKLVKEPYGFVEVVHLVMPRKDRDPSKRDFRNMPFASLVFEANGEADDLLHEGGYEEFPHLCARWDVSGADVYGRSPGMDALPDVKMLQEMAKSQLLAVHKVVNPPMRVPTGYKQRLNLIPGAQNYVNPNQPEALAPLYQINPDIQAVTYKIEDVRKAIREGFFNDLFLMFAGDSRSNVTAAEIMERSQEKLLMLGPVIERYQTEILDPLITRSFGILHRKGMLPPVPPELAGEDLDIEYVSVLAQAQKQSSGNAIRQLTMEVGRMAAVAPQVLDKIDFDQCVDELAAIAGAPARIIRSDDEVQRLRVEKAQAAQQQAQLEQAMQMSRSAKDLSSVETSQGNALEMMLRQTGVMKENA, encoded by the coding sequence ATGGAATCGAGCAGACTGAAACGGGCTCGCGAAACACTTTCCTTTCTGGAATCGCAGCGTAGTGGCTGGGAATCCCACTGGCGGGACATTGCCGAGTACGTTGTGCCGCGCAAGGGGCGGTTCTCCGGCACCGCCTCATGGGAGCCGGATTCCGGAGACCGTCGCGGCGGCAAGATCATCGACGCTACGGCAACCCGCGCCGTACGTGTTTTGGCGGCCGGAATGCAGGGGGGACTCACTTCGCCGGCGCGCCCGTGGTTCCGGCTTCGCCTCGGAAACAGGGACCTGATGGAGTTCGGGCCGGTACGCATGTGGCTGGACGATGTGGAAAACCGCATTTACGGCGCGCTGGCGCGATCGAATTTCTACCAGTCCATTCACGGCATGTATACGGAACTTGGCGCGTTCGGTTCCGCCGATCTGTTCCATGAGGCGGACCGCGAGCGGGTGATGAACTTCACCTGTCTTACCTGCGGCGAATATGCGTGGGCAACCAACGCATGGGGCAGGGTGGATACGGTGGTGCGTCGTTCCATGATGACTGCACGCCAGATCGCGGAAAAGTATGGTGAAGACAGGCTGAGCCGCAGCACCCGCCGCAAGCTTGTGAAGGAGCCTTACGGTTTCGTCGAGGTGGTGCATCTGGTCATGCCCCGCAAGGATAGGGACCCTTCCAAGCGTGACTTCCGCAATATGCCGTTTGCTTCTCTCGTATTCGAGGCCAACGGCGAGGCGGATGACCTGTTGCATGAGGGCGGCTATGAGGAATTTCCGCATCTCTGCGCCCGCTGGGATGTTTCCGGAGCGGATGTGTATGGCCGTTCTCCCGGCATGGATGCCCTGCCGGACGTGAAGATGCTGCAGGAGATGGCCAAGAGCCAGCTTCTGGCTGTGCACAAGGTGGTCAATCCGCCCATGCGTGTGCCCACCGGTTACAAGCAGCGGCTTAACCTCATTCCCGGCGCGCAGAACTATGTGAATCCCAACCAGCCCGAGGCTCTGGCTCCGCTGTATCAGATCAATCCCGACATTCAGGCCGTGACCTACAAGATCGAAGATGTGCGCAAGGCCATCCGCGAGGGCTTCTTCAATGATCTCTTCCTCATGTTTGCGGGGGACTCGCGTTCCAACGTGACCGCGGCGGAGATCATGGAGCGCAGTCAGGAAAAACTGCTCATGCTCGGTCCGGTCATAGAGCGTTACCAGACGGAGATTCTGGACCCGCTCATCACCCGCAGCTTCGGCATTCTCCACCGTAAAGGCATGCTGCCGCCGGTGCCGCCGGAACTGGCGGGAGAGGATCTGGATATCGAATATGTCTCTGTTCTGGCGCAGGCCCAGAAACAGTCCTCCGGCAACGCCATTCGCCAGTTGACGATGGAAGTGGGCCGCATGGCCGCTGTTGCGCCGCAGGTGCTGGACAAGATCGACTTTGATCAGTGCGTGGACGAACTGGCCGCCATTGCCGGTGCACCTGCCCGTATCATCCGTTCTGATGACGAAGTGCAGCGTCTGCGTGTGGAAAAGGCGCAGGCGGCGCAGCAGCAGGCACAGCTTGAGCAGGCCATGCAGATGTCCAGAAGCGCCAAGGACCTTTCGTCCGTGGAAACCAGTCAGGGGAACGCCCTTGAAATGATGCTCCGGCAGACCGGCGTGATGAAGGAGAATGCTTGA